From the Oryza glaberrima chromosome 5, OglaRS2, whole genome shotgun sequence genome, one window contains:
- the LOC127774569 gene encoding autophagy-related protein 18d-like, which produces MGYVEEASGSDDGGVELLSVSWNQDNSCFIAATTNGFRVFSCKPFHETMRRMFGPNGGIGIAEMLFRTSIFGLAGAESNTEFPPTMLQLWDDYNERRIHKYNFTSEIRAVRLSKDYFVVVLEKTINVYRFKDLRLFYQARTVSNPNGLCCLSHHANASVFACPGTSKGQVLIEHFGLKETRFIAAHDSPLSCMTMALDGTLLATASVRGTLIRIFNTRDGTCVQEVRRGLDRAEIYSIALSPNVQWLAVSSDKGTVHVFSLRVKDAEEDAKKGESATAGAQVNDNCNYGSTVPVTQTKIGSNTSSSLSFMKGILPKYFSSEWSFAQFRLPEITRYIMAFGDQDTVMMIGLDGSFYRYSFDPVNGGEMMLKEYHLFLKGSKSL; this is translated from the exons ATGGGCTATGTTGAAGAAGCATCTGGCAGTGATGACGGTGGGGTGGAGTTGCTGTCGGTTTCTTGGAACCAGGACAACAGCTGCTTCATTGCAGCAACCACCAATGGCTTCAGGGTCTTCAGTTGCAAGCCCTTCCACGAGACCATGAGGAGGATGTTTGGCCCCAATGGAGGGATTGGAATCGCCGAGATGCTGTTCCGCACCAGCATATTCGGATTGGCAGGTGCAGAGTCCAACACCGAGTTCCCACCCACCATGCTCCAGCTCTGGGACGATTACAACGAACGCCGCATCCACAAGTACAACTTCACAAGCGAGATCCGAGCCGTCAGGCTGTCCAAGGACTACTTTGTGGTTGTTCTTGAGAAGACCATCAATGTTTACAGGTTCAAGGACCTGAGGCTGTTCTACCAGGCTAGGACGGTGTCGAACCCGAATGGGCTGTGCTGCCTGTCTCATCACGCAAACGCCTCCGTTTTCGCCTGCCCTGGGACGTCCAAGGGGCAGGTTCTCATTGAGCATTTCGGGTTGAAGGAGACCAGGTTCATTGCTGCTCATGACTCGCCCCTTTCGTGCATGACAATGGCCTTGGATGGAACACTCTTGGCTACTGCCAGTGTTAGGGGTACTTTGATCAGGATATTCAACACTAGGGACGGCACCTGCGTGCAGGAG GTGCGGAGAGGACTTGACAGAGCTGAGATATATAGCATTGCACTGTCACCAAATGTGCAGTGGCTAGCAGTGTCCAGTGACAAAGGAACGGTGCATGTCTTCAGTCTGAGGGTGAAAGATGCAGAGGAGGATGCAAAAAAGGGGGAGTCTGCAACTGCAGGTGCACAGGTGAATGACAATTGCAACTATGGTTCTACGGTTCCAGTTACACAAACAAAGATTGGATCCAATACGAGCTCATCCCTGTCTTTCATGAAAG GGATTCTGCCGAAATACTTCAGTTCAGAATGGTCTTTTGCTCAGTTCCGTTTACCAGAAATCACGCGGTATATTATGGCATTTGGAGATCAAGACACTGTAATGATGATCGGTCTTGATGGCAG TTTCTACAGATACAGCTTTGACCCTGTAAATGGCGGGGAGATGATGCTCAAGGAATATCACCTGTTTCTGAAGGGCAGCAAATCTTTGTGA
- the LOC127774774 gene encoding 60S ribosomal protein L10-2 — MGRRPARCYRQIKNKPYPKSRYCRGVPDPKIRIYDVGMKKKGVDEFSHCVHLVSWEKENVTSEALEAARIACNKYMTKSAGKDAFHLRVRVHPFHVLRINKMLSCAGADRLQTGMRGAFGKPQGTCARVDIGQVLLSVRCKPNNAVHASEALRRAKFKFPGRQKIIESRKWGFTKFSRDEYVRLKSEGRIMPDGVNAKLLGCHGRLSARAPGKAFLSAA, encoded by the exons atggggaGGA GACCTGCGAGGTGCTATCGCCAGATCAAGAACAAGCCGTACCCCAAGTCAAGGTACTGCCGTGGTGTACCTGACCCCAAGATCAGGATCTATGATGTCGGGATGAAGAAGAAGGGTGTGGATGAGTTCTCCCACTGTGTGCATCTCGTCTCTTGGGAGAAGGAGAATGTCACCAGTGAGGCTCTTGAGGCTGCGCGTATCGCGTGCAACAAGTACATGACCAAGTCTGCAGGAAAGGATGCCTTCCACCTCAGGGTTCGGGTTCACCCGTTCCATGTGCTCCGTATCAACAAGATGCTTTCGTGTGCCGGGGCAGATAGGCTCCAGACCGGAATGAGGGGTGCTTTCGGGAAGCCACAGGGAACCTGCGCTAGGGTGGATATTGGCCAGGTCCTCCTTTCTGTGCGGTGCAAGCCCAACAATGCTGTCCATGCCAGCGAAGCCCTCCGTCGTGCCAAGTTCAAGTTCCCTGGTCGCCAAAAGATCATTGAGAGTAGAAAGTG GGGTTTCACCAAGTTCAGCCGCGATGAATACGTCAGGCTCAAGAGCGAGGGTAGAATCATGCCTGATGGTGTCAATGCTAAG CTACTTGGTTGCCATGGTCGCCTCTCAGCTCGTGCCCCCGGGAAGGCCTTCCTCTCAGCCGCTTAG